One segment of Brassica napus cultivar Da-Ae chromosome C3, Da-Ae, whole genome shotgun sequence DNA contains the following:
- the LOC106388707 gene encoding uncharacterized protein LOC106388707 isoform X1: MAKKKTRRHADAGQERDHLGCMWGFMNMFTFRHGPLSHKLLFEPKHVVLIVPSAAGSPRNNELDKSKCRDKGPEETHVGEERNVTITIIKPSVKKLIAEELLIDKEIKKQREQNAETGQLSDSELEGRRRKNHRRKNKTRKNSCGDFSHLLNTAAESEEPKVNRRAKKGSERSLDIDNMVEEFCSELHRRSRAKNGMLNHKHGQEGYKEKLRELVKFLISQKLLHGETSEILTSKDLMEVFQILGSDEDLFLKLLQDPEILVPRQKGEESLSLFERTQEVEKEASDHIFILKPRSASFSPDSHLMRNKIEKERNSSSHFFLSEIKRKLKQAIRKEQRERGFPKNVPTKDHFFLERMAKPSSKSQKNKNEDDRKQKVSNIYVEARKHLSEMLMLNNGDVDSNTTTRQIQNSSLGNILSLPDYLSPLSSPWEKRETHVSLPNHAIKNNDLEDGTANTAANVSGSEDDVMITNEIDIVPEEAIPTLVGDLPRAEAHDEQIDGIISKQASDEERQPPVSSSVASPSHCLAKSAEDCKSAIPEWSSPVSVLEPLFIEDDISPPKMRSQSDEEEAQVQPWCIHFDDKEYSVKTITSDKEVVFKYVRSVLDAVVSDFEELYLKAQFSDQLLEPSLISNIPFSPNQLCHDHELLFDCINEVIMELCCCPPWASFVAPRTRVFSTVKSIVHEVQETVYWHLLPLPLPHALDQIVRKDLAKPGNWLDIRCDIDCIGFETSELILEELLEELLTLNCLNNAEHSLVLAEFED; encoded by the exons ATGGCCAAGAAGAAAACTCGACGTCATGCAGATGCTGGACAGGAGAGGGATCATTTAGGCTGCATGTGGGGATTTATGAATATGTTTACTTTCCGCCATGGACCACTCTCTCACAAGCTCCTTTTCGAACCAAAGCATG TTGTGTTAATTGTTCCATCAGCTGCTGGAAGTCCTAGGAACAATGAACTTGACAAGTCCAAATGCCGTGACAAAGGACCTGAAGAAACCCAT GTTGGTGAAGAACGCAATGTCACGATCACGATTATAAAGCCAAGTGTGAAGAAACTCATAGCAGAAGAGTTGCTCATCGACAAGGAAATCAAGAAGCAGAGGGAGCAGAATGCTGAAACAGGACAGTTGTCAGACTCTGAACtcgaaggaagaagaaggaaaaaccaTAGGAGAAAAAACAAGACTCGCAAGAACAGCTGCGGTGATTTTAGCCATCTTTTAAACACAGCTGCTGAAAGTGAAGAGCCTAAAGTTAATCGCAGAGCAAAGAAGGGCTCTGAGAGAAGTCTTGACATTGATAATATGGTCGAAGAGTTCTGTTCTGAGTTACATCGCAGAAGCCGTGCAAAGAATGGGATGTTGAACCACAAACACGGCCAAGAAGGTTATAAAGAAAAGCTGAGGGAGTTGGTCAAGTTTTTAATCAGTCAGAAGCTTTTACATGGAGAAACTAGTGAAATCCTTACATCCAAGGACTTGATGGAAGTGTTTCAGATTCTTGGATCAGATGAGGATTTGTTTCTCAAACTTCTGCAAGATCCAGAGATACTTGTGCCAAGACAGAAAGGAGAAGAAAGCTTGAGCTTGTTTGAGAGaacacaagaagtagagaaaGAAGCTTCAGACCATATTTTCATACTGAAGCCAAGATCAGCAAGCTTTTCACCTGATTCTCATTTGATGAGAAACAAAATAGAGAAGGAGAGAAACAGCAGTTCACATTTCTTTCTTTCAGAGATCAAGAGGAAGCTGAAACAAGCAATCAGAAAGGAGCAGCGTGAGAGAGGGTTTCCTAAAAATGTGCCAACTAAAGATCATTTCTTTCTCGAGCGGATGGCAAAGCCTTCATCAAAATCTCAGAAGAACAAAAATGAAGACGATAGAAAGCAAAAGGTGTCTAACATTTATGTAGAGGCCAGGAAACATCTGTCTGAGATGTTAATGTTAAACAATGGAGATGTAGATTCAAACACAACGACCAGACAGATTCAAAACAGCAGCCTGGGAAATATTCTCTCCCTTCCTGACTACTTGTCTCCTCTAAGCAGCCCATGGGAAAAGAGAGAAACTCATGTGAGCCTACCAAACCAtgcaataaaaaataatgatctTGAGGATGGAACTGCTAACACTGCAG CCAATGTTTCAGGTTCTGAAGATGATGTAATGATTACCAATGAGATAGATATAGTTCCAGAGGAAGCAATCCCTACTTTGGTTGGTGACTTACCCAGAGCTGAAGCTCATGATGAACAGATAGATGGTATAATCTCAAAACAG GCTTCTGATGAAGAGAGACAACCACCAGTGTCTTCCTCTGTGGCATCACCATCTCACTGTTTAGCTAAAAGTGCGGAGGACTGCAAATCAGCTATTCCGGAATGGTCAAGCCCAGTATCAGTTCTTGAGCCACTCTTCATTGAAGATGATATAAGCCCACCAAAAATGCGATCTCAGTCTG atgaagaagaagcacaAGTGCAACCATGGTGTATCCACTTCGATGATAAAGAATATTCTGTCAAAACCATCACAAGTGACAAGGAAGTGGTGTTCAAGTATGTAAGATCTGTCTTGGACGCTGTTGTCTCGGATTTTGAAGAGCTCTATCTCAAGGCGCAATTCTCTGACCAGCTTCTTGAACCGTCATTGATCAGCAACATACCATTCTCTCCAAACCAGCTTTGTCATGACCATGAGCTCCTCTTTGACTGCATCAACGAAGTTATCATGGAGCTCTGCTGTTGCCCTCCATGGGCTTCGTTTGTTGCACCAAGAACCCGAGTCTTCTCTACCGTCAAAAGCATCGTTCACGAGGTTCAAGAAACGGTCTACTGGCATCTCTTGCCATTGCCACTCCCTCACGCGCTGGATCAAATAGTTAGGAAAGATTTGGCTAAACCTGGAAACTGGTTAGACATCAGATGTGACATTGACTGCATTGGCTTTGAAACTAGTGAACTGATTCTCGAGGAATTACTTGAAGAGCTGCTCACTCTAAACTGCCTCAACAACGCCGAACACTCTCTGGTTTTAGCTGAGTTTGAAGACTGA
- the LOC106388707 gene encoding uncharacterized protein LOC106388707 isoform X2 has translation MAKKKTRRHADAGQERDHLGCMWGFMNMFTFRHGPLSHKLLFEPKHVVLIVPSAAGSPRNNELDKSKCRDKGPEETHVGEERNVTITIIKPSVKKLIAEELLIDKEIKKQREQNAETGQLSDSELEGRRRKNHRRKNKTRKNSCGDFSHLLNTAAESEEPKVNRRAKKGSERSLDIDNMVEEFCSELHRRSRAKNGMLNHKHGQEGYKEKLRELVKFLISQKLLHGETSEILTSKDLMEVFQILGSDEDLFLKLLQDPEILVPRQKGEESLSLFERTQEVEKEASDHIFILKPRSASFSPDSHLMRNKIEKERNSSSHFFLSEIKRKLKQAIRKEQRERGFPKNVPTKDHFFLERMAKPSSKSQKNKNEDDRKQKVSNIYVEARKHLSEMLMLNNGDVDSNTTTRQIQNSSLGNILSLPDYLSPLSSPWEKRETHVSLPNHAIKNNDLEDGTANTAGSEDDVMITNEIDIVPEEAIPTLVGDLPRAEAHDEQIDGIISKQASDEERQPPVSSSVASPSHCLAKSAEDCKSAIPEWSSPVSVLEPLFIEDDISPPKMRSQSDEEEAQVQPWCIHFDDKEYSVKTITSDKEVVFKYVRSVLDAVVSDFEELYLKAQFSDQLLEPSLISNIPFSPNQLCHDHELLFDCINEVIMELCCCPPWASFVAPRTRVFSTVKSIVHEVQETVYWHLLPLPLPHALDQIVRKDLAKPGNWLDIRCDIDCIGFETSELILEELLEELLTLNCLNNAEHSLVLAEFED, from the exons ATGGCCAAGAAGAAAACTCGACGTCATGCAGATGCTGGACAGGAGAGGGATCATTTAGGCTGCATGTGGGGATTTATGAATATGTTTACTTTCCGCCATGGACCACTCTCTCACAAGCTCCTTTTCGAACCAAAGCATG TTGTGTTAATTGTTCCATCAGCTGCTGGAAGTCCTAGGAACAATGAACTTGACAAGTCCAAATGCCGTGACAAAGGACCTGAAGAAACCCAT GTTGGTGAAGAACGCAATGTCACGATCACGATTATAAAGCCAAGTGTGAAGAAACTCATAGCAGAAGAGTTGCTCATCGACAAGGAAATCAAGAAGCAGAGGGAGCAGAATGCTGAAACAGGACAGTTGTCAGACTCTGAACtcgaaggaagaagaaggaaaaaccaTAGGAGAAAAAACAAGACTCGCAAGAACAGCTGCGGTGATTTTAGCCATCTTTTAAACACAGCTGCTGAAAGTGAAGAGCCTAAAGTTAATCGCAGAGCAAAGAAGGGCTCTGAGAGAAGTCTTGACATTGATAATATGGTCGAAGAGTTCTGTTCTGAGTTACATCGCAGAAGCCGTGCAAAGAATGGGATGTTGAACCACAAACACGGCCAAGAAGGTTATAAAGAAAAGCTGAGGGAGTTGGTCAAGTTTTTAATCAGTCAGAAGCTTTTACATGGAGAAACTAGTGAAATCCTTACATCCAAGGACTTGATGGAAGTGTTTCAGATTCTTGGATCAGATGAGGATTTGTTTCTCAAACTTCTGCAAGATCCAGAGATACTTGTGCCAAGACAGAAAGGAGAAGAAAGCTTGAGCTTGTTTGAGAGaacacaagaagtagagaaaGAAGCTTCAGACCATATTTTCATACTGAAGCCAAGATCAGCAAGCTTTTCACCTGATTCTCATTTGATGAGAAACAAAATAGAGAAGGAGAGAAACAGCAGTTCACATTTCTTTCTTTCAGAGATCAAGAGGAAGCTGAAACAAGCAATCAGAAAGGAGCAGCGTGAGAGAGGGTTTCCTAAAAATGTGCCAACTAAAGATCATTTCTTTCTCGAGCGGATGGCAAAGCCTTCATCAAAATCTCAGAAGAACAAAAATGAAGACGATAGAAAGCAAAAGGTGTCTAACATTTATGTAGAGGCCAGGAAACATCTGTCTGAGATGTTAATGTTAAACAATGGAGATGTAGATTCAAACACAACGACCAGACAGATTCAAAACAGCAGCCTGGGAAATATTCTCTCCCTTCCTGACTACTTGTCTCCTCTAAGCAGCCCATGGGAAAAGAGAGAAACTCATGTGAGCCTACCAAACCAtgcaataaaaaataatgatctTGAGGATGGAACTGCTAACACTGCAG GTTCTGAAGATGATGTAATGATTACCAATGAGATAGATATAGTTCCAGAGGAAGCAATCCCTACTTTGGTTGGTGACTTACCCAGAGCTGAAGCTCATGATGAACAGATAGATGGTATAATCTCAAAACAG GCTTCTGATGAAGAGAGACAACCACCAGTGTCTTCCTCTGTGGCATCACCATCTCACTGTTTAGCTAAAAGTGCGGAGGACTGCAAATCAGCTATTCCGGAATGGTCAAGCCCAGTATCAGTTCTTGAGCCACTCTTCATTGAAGATGATATAAGCCCACCAAAAATGCGATCTCAGTCTG atgaagaagaagcacaAGTGCAACCATGGTGTATCCACTTCGATGATAAAGAATATTCTGTCAAAACCATCACAAGTGACAAGGAAGTGGTGTTCAAGTATGTAAGATCTGTCTTGGACGCTGTTGTCTCGGATTTTGAAGAGCTCTATCTCAAGGCGCAATTCTCTGACCAGCTTCTTGAACCGTCATTGATCAGCAACATACCATTCTCTCCAAACCAGCTTTGTCATGACCATGAGCTCCTCTTTGACTGCATCAACGAAGTTATCATGGAGCTCTGCTGTTGCCCTCCATGGGCTTCGTTTGTTGCACCAAGAACCCGAGTCTTCTCTACCGTCAAAAGCATCGTTCACGAGGTTCAAGAAACGGTCTACTGGCATCTCTTGCCATTGCCACTCCCTCACGCGCTGGATCAAATAGTTAGGAAAGATTTGGCTAAACCTGGAAACTGGTTAGACATCAGATGTGACATTGACTGCATTGGCTTTGAAACTAGTGAACTGATTCTCGAGGAATTACTTGAAGAGCTGCTCACTCTAAACTGCCTCAACAACGCCGAACACTCTCTGGTTTTAGCTGAGTTTGAAGACTGA
- the LOC106388707 gene encoding uncharacterized protein LOC106388707 isoform X3, translating to MAKKKTRRHADAGQERDHLGCMWGFMNMFTFRHGPLSHKLLFEPKHGTAGSPRNNELDKSKCRDKGPEETHVGEERNVTITIIKPSVKKLIAEELLIDKEIKKQREQNAETGQLSDSELEGRRRKNHRRKNKTRKNSCGDFSHLLNTAAESEEPKVNRRAKKGSERSLDIDNMVEEFCSELHRRSRAKNGMLNHKHGQEGYKEKLRELVKFLISQKLLHGETSEILTSKDLMEVFQILGSDEDLFLKLLQDPEILVPRQKGEESLSLFERTQEVEKEASDHIFILKPRSASFSPDSHLMRNKIEKERNSSSHFFLSEIKRKLKQAIRKEQRERGFPKNVPTKDHFFLERMAKPSSKSQKNKNEDDRKQKVSNIYVEARKHLSEMLMLNNGDVDSNTTTRQIQNSSLGNILSLPDYLSPLSSPWEKRETHVSLPNHAIKNNDLEDGTANTAANVSGSEDDVMITNEIDIVPEEAIPTLVGDLPRAEAHDEQIDGIISKQASDEERQPPVSSSVASPSHCLAKSAEDCKSAIPEWSSPVSVLEPLFIEDDISPPKMRSQSDEEEAQVQPWCIHFDDKEYSVKTITSDKEVVFKYVRSVLDAVVSDFEELYLKAQFSDQLLEPSLISNIPFSPNQLCHDHELLFDCINEVIMELCCCPPWASFVAPRTRVFSTVKSIVHEVQETVYWHLLPLPLPHALDQIVRKDLAKPGNWLDIRCDIDCIGFETSELILEELLEELLTLNCLNNAEHSLVLAEFED from the exons ATGGCCAAGAAGAAAACTCGACGTCATGCAGATGCTGGACAGGAGAGGGATCATTTAGGCTGCATGTGGGGATTTATGAATATGTTTACTTTCCGCCATGGACCACTCTCTCACAAGCTCCTTTTCGAACCAAAGCATGGTA CTGCTGGAAGTCCTAGGAACAATGAACTTGACAAGTCCAAATGCCGTGACAAAGGACCTGAAGAAACCCAT GTTGGTGAAGAACGCAATGTCACGATCACGATTATAAAGCCAAGTGTGAAGAAACTCATAGCAGAAGAGTTGCTCATCGACAAGGAAATCAAGAAGCAGAGGGAGCAGAATGCTGAAACAGGACAGTTGTCAGACTCTGAACtcgaaggaagaagaaggaaaaaccaTAGGAGAAAAAACAAGACTCGCAAGAACAGCTGCGGTGATTTTAGCCATCTTTTAAACACAGCTGCTGAAAGTGAAGAGCCTAAAGTTAATCGCAGAGCAAAGAAGGGCTCTGAGAGAAGTCTTGACATTGATAATATGGTCGAAGAGTTCTGTTCTGAGTTACATCGCAGAAGCCGTGCAAAGAATGGGATGTTGAACCACAAACACGGCCAAGAAGGTTATAAAGAAAAGCTGAGGGAGTTGGTCAAGTTTTTAATCAGTCAGAAGCTTTTACATGGAGAAACTAGTGAAATCCTTACATCCAAGGACTTGATGGAAGTGTTTCAGATTCTTGGATCAGATGAGGATTTGTTTCTCAAACTTCTGCAAGATCCAGAGATACTTGTGCCAAGACAGAAAGGAGAAGAAAGCTTGAGCTTGTTTGAGAGaacacaagaagtagagaaaGAAGCTTCAGACCATATTTTCATACTGAAGCCAAGATCAGCAAGCTTTTCACCTGATTCTCATTTGATGAGAAACAAAATAGAGAAGGAGAGAAACAGCAGTTCACATTTCTTTCTTTCAGAGATCAAGAGGAAGCTGAAACAAGCAATCAGAAAGGAGCAGCGTGAGAGAGGGTTTCCTAAAAATGTGCCAACTAAAGATCATTTCTTTCTCGAGCGGATGGCAAAGCCTTCATCAAAATCTCAGAAGAACAAAAATGAAGACGATAGAAAGCAAAAGGTGTCTAACATTTATGTAGAGGCCAGGAAACATCTGTCTGAGATGTTAATGTTAAACAATGGAGATGTAGATTCAAACACAACGACCAGACAGATTCAAAACAGCAGCCTGGGAAATATTCTCTCCCTTCCTGACTACTTGTCTCCTCTAAGCAGCCCATGGGAAAAGAGAGAAACTCATGTGAGCCTACCAAACCAtgcaataaaaaataatgatctTGAGGATGGAACTGCTAACACTGCAG CCAATGTTTCAGGTTCTGAAGATGATGTAATGATTACCAATGAGATAGATATAGTTCCAGAGGAAGCAATCCCTACTTTGGTTGGTGACTTACCCAGAGCTGAAGCTCATGATGAACAGATAGATGGTATAATCTCAAAACAG GCTTCTGATGAAGAGAGACAACCACCAGTGTCTTCCTCTGTGGCATCACCATCTCACTGTTTAGCTAAAAGTGCGGAGGACTGCAAATCAGCTATTCCGGAATGGTCAAGCCCAGTATCAGTTCTTGAGCCACTCTTCATTGAAGATGATATAAGCCCACCAAAAATGCGATCTCAGTCTG atgaagaagaagcacaAGTGCAACCATGGTGTATCCACTTCGATGATAAAGAATATTCTGTCAAAACCATCACAAGTGACAAGGAAGTGGTGTTCAAGTATGTAAGATCTGTCTTGGACGCTGTTGTCTCGGATTTTGAAGAGCTCTATCTCAAGGCGCAATTCTCTGACCAGCTTCTTGAACCGTCATTGATCAGCAACATACCATTCTCTCCAAACCAGCTTTGTCATGACCATGAGCTCCTCTTTGACTGCATCAACGAAGTTATCATGGAGCTCTGCTGTTGCCCTCCATGGGCTTCGTTTGTTGCACCAAGAACCCGAGTCTTCTCTACCGTCAAAAGCATCGTTCACGAGGTTCAAGAAACGGTCTACTGGCATCTCTTGCCATTGCCACTCCCTCACGCGCTGGATCAAATAGTTAGGAAAGATTTGGCTAAACCTGGAAACTGGTTAGACATCAGATGTGACATTGACTGCATTGGCTTTGAAACTAGTGAACTGATTCTCGAGGAATTACTTGAAGAGCTGCTCACTCTAAACTGCCTCAACAACGCCGAACACTCTCTGGTTTTAGCTGAGTTTGAAGACTGA
- the LOC106388707 gene encoding uncharacterized protein LOC106388707 isoform X4, with protein MAKKKTRRHADAGQERDHLGCMWGFMNMFTFRHGPLSHKLLFEPKHAAGSPRNNELDKSKCRDKGPEETHVGEERNVTITIIKPSVKKLIAEELLIDKEIKKQREQNAETGQLSDSELEGRRRKNHRRKNKTRKNSCGDFSHLLNTAAESEEPKVNRRAKKGSERSLDIDNMVEEFCSELHRRSRAKNGMLNHKHGQEGYKEKLRELVKFLISQKLLHGETSEILTSKDLMEVFQILGSDEDLFLKLLQDPEILVPRQKGEESLSLFERTQEVEKEASDHIFILKPRSASFSPDSHLMRNKIEKERNSSSHFFLSEIKRKLKQAIRKEQRERGFPKNVPTKDHFFLERMAKPSSKSQKNKNEDDRKQKVSNIYVEARKHLSEMLMLNNGDVDSNTTTRQIQNSSLGNILSLPDYLSPLSSPWEKRETHVSLPNHAIKNNDLEDGTANTAANVSGSEDDVMITNEIDIVPEEAIPTLVGDLPRAEAHDEQIDGIISKQASDEERQPPVSSSVASPSHCLAKSAEDCKSAIPEWSSPVSVLEPLFIEDDISPPKMRSQSDEEEAQVQPWCIHFDDKEYSVKTITSDKEVVFKYVRSVLDAVVSDFEELYLKAQFSDQLLEPSLISNIPFSPNQLCHDHELLFDCINEVIMELCCCPPWASFVAPRTRVFSTVKSIVHEVQETVYWHLLPLPLPHALDQIVRKDLAKPGNWLDIRCDIDCIGFETSELILEELLEELLTLNCLNNAEHSLVLAEFED; from the exons ATGGCCAAGAAGAAAACTCGACGTCATGCAGATGCTGGACAGGAGAGGGATCATTTAGGCTGCATGTGGGGATTTATGAATATGTTTACTTTCCGCCATGGACCACTCTCTCACAAGCTCCTTTTCGAACCAAAGCATG CTGCTGGAAGTCCTAGGAACAATGAACTTGACAAGTCCAAATGCCGTGACAAAGGACCTGAAGAAACCCAT GTTGGTGAAGAACGCAATGTCACGATCACGATTATAAAGCCAAGTGTGAAGAAACTCATAGCAGAAGAGTTGCTCATCGACAAGGAAATCAAGAAGCAGAGGGAGCAGAATGCTGAAACAGGACAGTTGTCAGACTCTGAACtcgaaggaagaagaaggaaaaaccaTAGGAGAAAAAACAAGACTCGCAAGAACAGCTGCGGTGATTTTAGCCATCTTTTAAACACAGCTGCTGAAAGTGAAGAGCCTAAAGTTAATCGCAGAGCAAAGAAGGGCTCTGAGAGAAGTCTTGACATTGATAATATGGTCGAAGAGTTCTGTTCTGAGTTACATCGCAGAAGCCGTGCAAAGAATGGGATGTTGAACCACAAACACGGCCAAGAAGGTTATAAAGAAAAGCTGAGGGAGTTGGTCAAGTTTTTAATCAGTCAGAAGCTTTTACATGGAGAAACTAGTGAAATCCTTACATCCAAGGACTTGATGGAAGTGTTTCAGATTCTTGGATCAGATGAGGATTTGTTTCTCAAACTTCTGCAAGATCCAGAGATACTTGTGCCAAGACAGAAAGGAGAAGAAAGCTTGAGCTTGTTTGAGAGaacacaagaagtagagaaaGAAGCTTCAGACCATATTTTCATACTGAAGCCAAGATCAGCAAGCTTTTCACCTGATTCTCATTTGATGAGAAACAAAATAGAGAAGGAGAGAAACAGCAGTTCACATTTCTTTCTTTCAGAGATCAAGAGGAAGCTGAAACAAGCAATCAGAAAGGAGCAGCGTGAGAGAGGGTTTCCTAAAAATGTGCCAACTAAAGATCATTTCTTTCTCGAGCGGATGGCAAAGCCTTCATCAAAATCTCAGAAGAACAAAAATGAAGACGATAGAAAGCAAAAGGTGTCTAACATTTATGTAGAGGCCAGGAAACATCTGTCTGAGATGTTAATGTTAAACAATGGAGATGTAGATTCAAACACAACGACCAGACAGATTCAAAACAGCAGCCTGGGAAATATTCTCTCCCTTCCTGACTACTTGTCTCCTCTAAGCAGCCCATGGGAAAAGAGAGAAACTCATGTGAGCCTACCAAACCAtgcaataaaaaataatgatctTGAGGATGGAACTGCTAACACTGCAG CCAATGTTTCAGGTTCTGAAGATGATGTAATGATTACCAATGAGATAGATATAGTTCCAGAGGAAGCAATCCCTACTTTGGTTGGTGACTTACCCAGAGCTGAAGCTCATGATGAACAGATAGATGGTATAATCTCAAAACAG GCTTCTGATGAAGAGAGACAACCACCAGTGTCTTCCTCTGTGGCATCACCATCTCACTGTTTAGCTAAAAGTGCGGAGGACTGCAAATCAGCTATTCCGGAATGGTCAAGCCCAGTATCAGTTCTTGAGCCACTCTTCATTGAAGATGATATAAGCCCACCAAAAATGCGATCTCAGTCTG atgaagaagaagcacaAGTGCAACCATGGTGTATCCACTTCGATGATAAAGAATATTCTGTCAAAACCATCACAAGTGACAAGGAAGTGGTGTTCAAGTATGTAAGATCTGTCTTGGACGCTGTTGTCTCGGATTTTGAAGAGCTCTATCTCAAGGCGCAATTCTCTGACCAGCTTCTTGAACCGTCATTGATCAGCAACATACCATTCTCTCCAAACCAGCTTTGTCATGACCATGAGCTCCTCTTTGACTGCATCAACGAAGTTATCATGGAGCTCTGCTGTTGCCCTCCATGGGCTTCGTTTGTTGCACCAAGAACCCGAGTCTTCTCTACCGTCAAAAGCATCGTTCACGAGGTTCAAGAAACGGTCTACTGGCATCTCTTGCCATTGCCACTCCCTCACGCGCTGGATCAAATAGTTAGGAAAGATTTGGCTAAACCTGGAAACTGGTTAGACATCAGATGTGACATTGACTGCATTGGCTTTGAAACTAGTGAACTGATTCTCGAGGAATTACTTGAAGAGCTGCTCACTCTAAACTGCCTCAACAACGCCGAACACTCTCTGGTTTTAGCTGAGTTTGAAGACTGA